A region of Desulfurobacterium indicum DNA encodes the following proteins:
- the comD gene encoding sulfopyruvate decarboxylase subunit alpha encodes MEATGFITGVLKGLKIDHVLSLPCDRVKTLLAKLDDIYGERHIHLSREEEGLGIAAGLFAGGKRYALFIQSSGVGNIFGALMTLIKTYRIPLPIFVSHRGIYKEKILPQVLMGEVTEDLFKACGVPVVKVYDKSALPIIPKAVEEAFRKREPIAILLSPILFEGEEYENPVFGKEREKIVSVKVEKDIKNPDMRRFEAVAELFSFLKEKGDKDTVLFANIGFPAREVYHLKKFFSIGNPVFYMLGSLGLVSSIALGYSVATGKSVVSIDGDGSLLMNTGTLATCSNYAPQNFRIFCVDNGTWGSTGDQENFNFSKVDVEVVAKGMGFKNTSSVWKRHGLKEKLEWFFTSDKPFLQVVVNPGNEKVGTIPLSPEEILREVKVDS; translated from the coding sequence ATGGAGGCTACAGGATTTATAACGGGTGTTTTAAAAGGTTTAAAGATAGATCATGTTCTTTCTCTTCCTTGTGATAGGGTTAAAACGCTCCTTGCAAAGCTTGATGACATTTACGGTGAAAGACACATCCACCTTTCAAGGGAAGAAGAGGGGCTGGGTATAGCTGCAGGGCTTTTCGCCGGCGGTAAGCGTTATGCTCTTTTTATTCAATCTTCTGGTGTGGGGAATATTTTTGGCGCTCTTATGACGTTGATTAAGACATACAGAATCCCCCTTCCCATTTTTGTTTCTCACAGGGGTATTTATAAAGAAAAAATCCTCCCTCAGGTTTTGATGGGCGAGGTTACGGAAGATCTTTTTAAAGCCTGCGGTGTTCCCGTTGTGAAGGTTTATGATAAAAGCGCTCTGCCTATCATTCCGAAGGCTGTAGAAGAAGCTTTTAGAAAAAGGGAGCCGATAGCTATTCTCCTTTCTCCTATCCTTTTTGAAGGTGAAGAATATGAAAATCCGGTATTTGGGAAGGAGAGAGAAAAGATTGTTTCTGTTAAGGTTGAAAAAGATATTAAAAATCCCGATATGAGAAGGTTTGAGGCGGTGGCGGAACTTTTCTCTTTCCTGAAGGAAAAGGGAGATAAAGATACGGTTCTTTTTGCAAATATCGGTTTTCCCGCAAGGGAGGTTTACCATCTGAAAAAGTTTTTCAGCATTGGAAATCCTGTTTTTTACATGCTTGGGAGTCTCGGTCTTGTTTCTTCAATAGCTCTTGGCTATTCCGTTGCAACCGGGAAATCTGTCGTATCCATAGACGGTGATGGTTCCCTTTTAATGAACACGGGAACTCTTGCAACGTGCAGCAATTATGCGCCGCAAAACTTTAGAATTTTCTGCGTTGATAACGGAACGTGGGGAAGCACCGGTGACCAGGAGAACTTTAACTTTTCAAAAGTTGATGTTGAGGTTGTTGCAAAGGGGATGGGTTTTAAAAACACCTCTTCGGTATGGAAAAGGCACGGTTTAAAGGAGAAGCTTGAGTGGTTTTTTACATCCGATAAACCGTTTCTTCAGGTTGTTGTTAACCCCGGAAACGAAAAGGTCGGTACAATTCCTCTTTCACCGGAAGAGATTTTAAGAGAGGTTAAGGTTGATTCTTAA
- a CDS encoding 3'-5' exoribonuclease YhaM family protein — MDALIRDIYKMPAGQEFEGFFIIENVEIKKHRTGEPYLRLIVSDRTGTLPILWWKPPKDADLTIFKKGDVVFIKAYVELFQGNVQPKIRLMRHAEKNEFKREKFIRSSRFNIDEQFTKLLEIIETIQNPYLKKLLELIFYDDEIASAFIKTPGGKFIHHATIGGLLEHTLGVVEICEVVAKRYKSIDRDLLITAAILHDLGKIDEYSIDMAIDRTDEGILLGHIFTGSELISKKIDEIEGFPKKLKIKLLHCILSHHGEYEYGSPKKPKTLEAVALHYADALDSKVKGYEEHIERELGEGKGWTKRHFAYEVPIFFDGEISYEE; from the coding sequence ATGGACGCACTTATAAGAGATATTTATAAAATGCCCGCAGGGCAGGAATTTGAAGGCTTTTTCATAATAGAGAATGTTGAGATCAAAAAACACCGAACAGGTGAACCATATCTGAGACTTATCGTCTCTGATAGGACAGGAACCCTTCCAATTCTCTGGTGGAAACCCCCAAAAGATGCAGACCTCACAATTTTCAAAAAGGGTGACGTCGTTTTTATTAAAGCTTACGTTGAGCTCTTTCAGGGGAATGTCCAGCCGAAGATAAGACTAATGCGCCATGCGGAAAAAAATGAATTCAAAAGGGAAAAATTCATCCGGTCCAGCAGATTTAACATAGACGAGCAGTTTACAAAACTCCTTGAAATCATAGAAACCATCCAAAATCCTTACCTTAAAAAACTGCTCGAACTTATATTTTACGACGATGAAATAGCATCCGCATTCATAAAAACACCGGGCGGGAAATTTATCCATCACGCAACCATAGGTGGCCTTTTGGAACACACGCTGGGTGTTGTTGAGATATGTGAAGTCGTGGCAAAAAGATATAAAAGCATAGACAGAGACCTTCTTATAACTGCCGCAATCCTTCATGACTTAGGAAAAATAGATGAATACAGCATAGACATGGCAATTGACAGAACAGACGAAGGAATACTCTTAGGCCACATTTTCACGGGGAGCGAATTAATCTCCAAAAAGATAGACGAAATAGAAGGATTCCCTAAAAAACTGAAAATAAAACTCCTTCACTGCATTTTATCTCACCACGGAGAGTACGAATATGGCTCTCCAAAAAAACCAAAAACGCTCGAGGCAGTAGCTCTCCATTATGCAGATGCCCTCGATTCCAAAGTCAAAGGATACGAAGAACACATAGAGAGGGAGCTTGGTGAAGGAAAAGGCTGGACCAAGAGACACTTTGCATACGAAGTTCCTATATTCTTTGACGGGGAGATAAGCTATGAAGAATGA
- a CDS encoding radical SAM protein, translating to MILNTEALKNCTICPRNCGVDRKKEKGFCKTGIKLKVASAFAHFGEEPVLTGIYGSGTIFFSGCNLGCVFCQNYEISHFCEGEEITVEELAEIMLTLQANRCHNINLVTPTHQIPLIVSAILKAKENGLSVPIVYNCGGYEKVETLKKLEGIVDIYMPDIKTFNRDFAAKYLKTPDYPEVVKSAVLEMFRQVGNLEISSDRTAKRGVLIRHLVMPGYTDDSIEILNWIRDTMGKDAYVNVMDQYFPSYRASEFPEIARRITEEEFLTVYHHAKKLGLRLAVE from the coding sequence TTGATTCTTAATACTGAAGCCTTAAAAAACTGCACAATTTGTCCCAGGAACTGCGGCGTAGATAGGAAAAAGGAAAAAGGCTTTTGCAAAACGGGAATTAAACTAAAAGTTGCCTCTGCTTTTGCCCACTTCGGTGAAGAACCTGTTTTAACAGGTATCTACGGTTCCGGGACTATATTCTTTTCGGGCTGCAACCTTGGATGTGTTTTCTGTCAGAATTACGAGATTTCACACTTTTGCGAAGGAGAAGAGATAACCGTTGAAGAACTTGCAGAAATCATGCTGACCCTTCAGGCAAACAGGTGTCACAACATAAACCTTGTTACGCCGACCCATCAGATTCCTCTTATAGTTTCTGCGATTTTAAAGGCAAAAGAAAATGGACTTTCTGTTCCTATAGTTTACAACTGCGGAGGTTATGAGAAGGTTGAAACTTTAAAAAAATTAGAGGGTATTGTTGACATCTACATGCCAGATATTAAAACCTTTAACAGGGATTTTGCGGCCAAATATCTGAAAACGCCGGACTATCCGGAAGTTGTAAAAAGTGCGGTTTTAGAAATGTTTCGTCAGGTTGGAAATCTTGAAATCAGTAGTGACAGGACAGCTAAAAGGGGCGTTTTAATAAGGCACCTTGTCATGCCGGGATACACTGACGACAGTATAGAAATTCTTAACTGGATAAGGGATACGATGGGGAAGGATGCTTACGTAAACGTGATGGATCAGTACTTTCCCTCTTATAGGGCATCTGAATTTCCCGAAATAGCGCGGAGGATAACAGAAGAAGAATTCTTAACCGTTTACCACCACGCAAAAAAACTCGGATTGAGGCTTGCCGTTGAGTAA
- the fabG gene encoding 3-oxoacyl-[acyl-carrier-protein] reductase: protein MAKSIDLSGKVALVTGGTRGIGRAIAEVLKEAGATVYITGTNEEKTKQVAEEIGVNGVKMNVCDREEVKKVVAEIAKKERKIDILINNAGITRDTLFMRMKDEDWDAVIETNLTGIYNVTRQVVPIMMKKRTGSIVNISSVVGFTGNPGQVNYSSTKAALVGFTKSLAKEVASRGIRVNAVAPGYITTDMTQKIPEKVKEALIKSIPMRREGEPSEVADTVLFLVSDMASYITGTTIHVNGGLF, encoded by the coding sequence ATGGCAAAAAGCATTGATTTAAGCGGTAAAGTTGCCCTCGTAACAGGCGGAACAAGAGGAATAGGAAGGGCAATAGCAGAAGTTCTAAAAGAAGCAGGCGCAACCGTTTACATCACAGGGACAAACGAAGAGAAAACAAAACAGGTAGCAGAAGAAATAGGTGTAAACGGCGTAAAGATGAATGTCTGCGACAGAGAAGAAGTGAAAAAAGTTGTTGCAGAGATAGCAAAAAAAGAAAGGAAGATAGACATTCTCATAAACAACGCAGGCATTACAAGAGACACTCTCTTTATGAGAATGAAAGATGAAGATTGGGATGCGGTAATAGAGACAAACCTTACAGGCATCTACAATGTAACAAGGCAGGTAGTTCCCATTATGATGAAAAAGAGAACCGGCTCCATTGTCAACATCTCTTCCGTCGTCGGTTTCACAGGAAACCCGGGACAGGTTAACTACTCATCTACAAAAGCAGCACTTGTCGGATTTACAAAATCCTTAGCAAAGGAGGTTGCATCACGGGGAATCCGTGTAAACGCCGTAGCGCCAGGATACATAACAACAGATATGACGCAGAAAATACCAGAAAAAGTAAAAGAGGCCCTTATAAAGTCCATTCCGATGCGCAGAGAAGGTGAACCATCAGAAGTTGCAGATACCGTTCTCTTTTTAGTTTCCGACATGGCATCATATATCACAGGCACCACAATTCACGTCAATGGTGGACTTTTCTGA
- a CDS encoding M16 family metallopeptidase has protein sequence MERFKVSGNVEAIINPVDSLDITSVVIFSENGSVTDGKLAGLTNLSLHVGLKRSLTKTTKEIAFLTEPFGSAIVPDTGKDFSTISFQITSNGFPVFVDILSELIEKPAFLEEDFVIEKETALAAIRARLESAFSFGYEEFNLFTYKNTPYENLPTGTMKTVVPITLKDLKERYEKFFRESRFIISIAGKIPKNVDKILSTLPITGGESKNLSFKTPIEKSENISLCRKGSTQTFIIRGYEAPSVNNWKKYVSYKLLNTVVGDGFNSILFQELREKQGLAYSTGSFFPTLKNPGRFVIYIGTSPEKEEQALKEIDNLIQNLPSLINTQNLERAKNYLKGTYLLDHEKRLRKAWYSGWWAILTGTPEKDSNYIEAIESLTINDVKEAAEELSKKTYHQVIVCDG, from the coding sequence ATGGAACGGTTTAAAGTTTCAGGAAACGTTGAAGCAATAATAAATCCGGTAGACAGCTTAGACATAACTTCTGTCGTTATATTTTCAGAAAACGGTAGCGTAACAGACGGAAAACTGGCAGGACTAACCAACCTGTCCCTTCACGTAGGACTTAAGAGAAGTCTAACTAAAACGACAAAAGAGATAGCATTTTTAACAGAACCTTTCGGATCGGCAATAGTTCCAGATACGGGAAAAGACTTTTCAACTATATCTTTCCAGATAACATCCAACGGATTCCCTGTATTTGTAGATATATTATCCGAACTAATAGAAAAACCGGCTTTTTTAGAAGAAGACTTTGTAATAGAGAAAGAAACAGCATTAGCAGCAATTAGAGCCAGGTTGGAAAGTGCATTCTCCTTTGGTTACGAAGAATTCAATCTCTTTACATACAAAAATACACCTTACGAAAATCTCCCCACAGGAACCATGAAAACAGTGGTGCCCATAACACTGAAGGACCTAAAGGAGAGATACGAAAAATTCTTTAGAGAAAGTAGATTCATAATCTCCATAGCAGGAAAAATTCCGAAAAATGTAGATAAGATTCTCTCAACACTACCGATAACAGGCGGAGAAAGCAAAAACCTTTCCTTTAAAACGCCAATAGAAAAAAGTGAAAATATAAGCCTATGCAGAAAAGGATCAACACAAACGTTTATAATCAGAGGTTACGAAGCTCCTTCTGTTAATAACTGGAAAAAATACGTCTCATACAAACTTCTCAACACAGTTGTCGGCGATGGATTCAACTCTATTCTTTTTCAGGAATTAAGAGAAAAGCAGGGACTTGCCTACTCAACAGGCTCTTTCTTTCCGACACTTAAAAATCCTGGAAGGTTTGTTATTTACATAGGAACATCTCCTGAAAAGGAAGAACAAGCATTAAAAGAAATAGACAACCTCATACAAAATCTACCTTCATTGATAAACACCCAAAACCTGGAAAGAGCCAAAAATTATCTGAAAGGAACATACCTCCTCGACCACGAAAAAAGACTTAGAAAAGCCTGGTATAGCGGATGGTGGGCAATCCTAACGGGAACACCGGAAAAAGACAGCAACTACATAGAAGCAATAGAATCACTGACAATAAACGACGTAAAAGAAGCAGCAGAAGAGCTGAGCAAAAAAACATACCATCAGGTAATCGTCTGCGATGGATAA
- a CDS encoding aminopeptidase P family protein: MIEKIAKKIEKHGDIFLTIDEKERFYLTKFPSSFGVVVITSDSDGFLFTDKRYLEAAQKKIKKFTVLEWKSFEHLKEIFGNKKVIVDGERVTLKQFSEIEKHFETTTVNGFLKEFRVVKTEEEIYAITRAVAIAEQSLKDVLHLLKPGITEYQFRKELVNRMFYYGSEESFETIVASGKGSSIPHWKTSQKEIKDGDVVIVDFGSIFGGYLSDITRTFLIGNVSYELKKIYDTVLEAQLKGMEAAKSGMPCREVDKIVRNFISKKGYGDHFIHGTGHGIGVEIHEAPTLSLRSNEILKKNCVVTVEPGIYIPELGGVRIEDDVLVGEDGGYSLVTLQK; encoded by the coding sequence ATGATTGAAAAGATAGCAAAAAAGATTGAAAAACACGGAGACATATTTCTGACGATAGACGAAAAAGAACGTTTCTACCTGACAAAGTTTCCGTCATCATTCGGTGTAGTTGTCATTACATCGGACAGTGACGGATTTTTATTTACCGACAAACGATACCTTGAAGCGGCGCAGAAAAAGATAAAAAAATTCACGGTTTTAGAATGGAAAAGTTTTGAACATCTGAAAGAAATTTTCGGAAACAAGAAGGTAATAGTTGACGGAGAAAGAGTAACGTTAAAACAGTTTAGCGAAATAGAAAAACACTTTGAAACCACCACAGTCAACGGTTTTTTAAAAGAGTTTCGTGTGGTAAAAACGGAAGAGGAAATCTATGCCATAACCCGCGCAGTAGCTATCGCCGAACAGTCATTAAAAGACGTCCTTCACCTTTTAAAACCGGGAATAACAGAATACCAATTCAGAAAAGAGTTGGTAAACAGAATGTTCTACTACGGCAGCGAAGAGTCGTTTGAAACGATAGTCGCATCGGGAAAAGGTTCATCCATCCCCCACTGGAAAACCTCTCAGAAAGAGATAAAAGACGGAGACGTCGTTATTGTCGATTTTGGTTCGATTTTCGGTGGATATCTCTCAGACATAACGAGAACATTCCTGATAGGAAATGTTTCTTACGAACTTAAAAAGATTTACGATACAGTCCTTGAAGCTCAATTAAAAGGGATGGAGGCGGCAAAATCGGGCATGCCCTGTCGGGAAGTTGATAAAATAGTAAGGAATTTTATATCTAAAAAGGGATATGGCGACCACTTTATCCACGGAACAGGACACGGAATAGGCGTTGAAATTCATGAAGCACCAACGTTAAGTCTGCGCTCCAATGAAATTTTAAAGAAAAACTGCGTCGTAACGGTAGAACCGGGAATATACATACCTGAACTTGGCGGCGTAAGAATTGAAGACGATGTTCTGGTAGGAGAAGACGGCGGATACTCACTTGTAACTCTTCAAAAGTAA
- the acpP gene encoding acyl carrier protein, giving the protein MTENIEEKVKELIADRLGVDPEEVTPDASFVEDLGADSLDTVELVMALEEEFGIEIPDEDAEKIQTVGDAIEYIKNHT; this is encoded by the coding sequence ATGACAGAAAACATCGAAGAAAAGGTGAAAGAACTTATCGCCGATAGACTTGGAGTTGATCCTGAAGAAGTAACTCCAGATGCTTCTTTTGTAGAAGACCTCGGCGCAGACTCTCTTGACACAGTTGAGCTTGTTATGGCTCTTGAAGAAGAGTTTGGAATTGAAATTCCCGACGAAGACGCTGAAAAGATTCAAACAGTAGGCGATGCTATCGAATACATCAAAAATCACACCTAA
- the hslU gene encoding ATP-dependent protease ATPase subunit HslU, with protein sequence MFKNIFRKKGNEEEFLTPKQIVEELDKYIVGQQEAKKAVAIALRNRWRRQKLPEEMKEEVAPKNIIMIGPTGVGKTEIARRLAKLVNAPFVKVEATKFTEVGYVGRDVESMIRDLVEIAVNMVKEEKIEEVKVKARELAYERLLDYLIPEEPQKPQSIESLFDVFLPSQSKKKEEPLAREIKKERKRYLTLLKEGKLDEEEVEIPVTVETPANIGVIGIGPGMGGDAGNIQDLLSSLFPKPKKIRKMKVKEALRYLEQEEAQKLIDMDEVIKEAINRVENHGIVFIDEIDKVAAKGSGKGPDVSREGVQRDLLPIVEGSKVPTKYGLIKTDHILFIAAGAFHIAKPSDLLPELQGRFPIRVELKPLTKEDFIKILTEPKNALTKQYTELLKTEGVEIEFTEDGIEEIARMAEEANTKAENIGARRLHTVLERLLEDISFNAPDMKGQKVIINREYVREKLGNIIEDEDLTRYIL encoded by the coding sequence ATGTTTAAGAATATTTTTAGAAAGAAGGGAAACGAGGAAGAGTTCCTGACACCAAAACAGATAGTTGAAGAGTTAGATAAGTATATTGTAGGACAGCAGGAAGCCAAGAAAGCGGTTGCAATTGCCCTGAGGAACAGGTGGAGAAGACAAAAACTCCCCGAAGAGATGAAAGAAGAAGTTGCCCCGAAAAACATCATAATGATAGGGCCTACAGGTGTTGGTAAAACGGAAATAGCAAGGAGACTGGCAAAGCTCGTAAATGCACCGTTCGTGAAAGTGGAAGCCACAAAATTTACAGAAGTTGGCTACGTCGGACGGGACGTAGAATCAATGATAAGAGACCTCGTTGAAATAGCAGTTAACATGGTAAAAGAGGAAAAGATAGAAGAAGTGAAGGTAAAGGCAAGGGAACTCGCTTATGAAAGACTCCTTGACTACCTGATACCGGAAGAGCCTCAAAAACCGCAGTCAATTGAAAGTCTGTTTGACGTTTTTCTGCCTTCCCAGTCAAAGAAAAAAGAAGAACCATTAGCAAGAGAGATTAAAAAAGAGAGGAAAAGATACCTAACACTTTTAAAAGAGGGAAAACTTGACGAAGAAGAAGTGGAGATACCGGTAACCGTTGAAACACCTGCGAACATAGGCGTAATAGGCATAGGCCCCGGAATGGGAGGTGACGCAGGGAACATTCAGGACTTACTCTCTTCTCTATTTCCAAAACCTAAAAAGATAAGAAAGATGAAGGTGAAAGAAGCCCTCAGATATCTTGAACAGGAAGAAGCACAAAAACTGATAGATATGGACGAAGTAATTAAAGAGGCAATAAATCGCGTTGAAAATCACGGTATCGTTTTCATAGACGAAATAGACAAGGTAGCCGCAAAGGGAAGCGGAAAAGGCCCGGACGTTTCAAGGGAAGGTGTCCAGAGAGACCTGCTGCCGATAGTAGAAGGGTCAAAAGTGCCGACAAAGTATGGTCTGATAAAGACAGACCACATACTATTCATAGCGGCCGGTGCTTTCCATATAGCGAAACCTTCTGACCTTTTACCGGAACTTCAGGGAAGATTTCCGATAAGGGTAGAACTAAAACCTCTCACAAAAGAAGACTTCATAAAAATTCTCACCGAACCGAAAAACGCACTGACAAAACAATACACAGAACTCCTTAAAACGGAAGGTGTTGAAATAGAATTCACAGAAGACGGCATCGAAGAAATAGCCAGAATGGCAGAAGAGGCAAACACAAAAGCTGAAAACATCGGTGCAAGGAGACTCCACACCGTCCTTGAAAGACTCCTTGAAGACATCTCATTCAATGCACCGGATATGAAAGGTCAGAAAGTCATAATAAACAGAGAATACGTGAGAGAAAAGCTTGGGAACATCATAGAAGACGAAGACCTTACAAGATATATCCTTTAA
- the purN gene encoding phosphoribosylglycinamide formyltransferase produces MKIAVLASGRGSNFKKLVEAVKDGKIKAEISILITDREAAKAADIAREFNINVCYLPFKKFPDRDAYDRKIVSILKQEDISLVCLAGYMRIVTPTLIKAFKNRIMNIHPSLLPAFPGLGVHKKVLEYGAKFSGATVHFVDTGVDTGPIIIQAVVPVKPEDTPESLAERILKWEHKIYPQAVKWFTEDRIKIDGRIVTVEKASYDSLPVIPSLEDF; encoded by the coding sequence ATGAAGATAGCTGTTCTTGCTTCCGGAAGAGGTTCTAACTTTAAGAAGCTGGTAGAGGCAGTAAAAGACGGAAAGATTAAAGCTGAAATATCTATACTTATAACTGACAGGGAAGCAGCAAAAGCTGCAGACATTGCAAGGGAATTCAATATAAACGTCTGCTACCTTCCTTTCAAAAAATTCCCTGACAGAGATGCTTATGACAGAAAAATCGTTTCCATACTAAAACAGGAAGATATATCCCTTGTCTGTCTTGCCGGTTACATGAGAATAGTTACACCAACCCTTATAAAAGCCTTTAAAAACAGAATAATGAACATTCACCCTTCGCTTCTTCCCGCCTTTCCTGGACTTGGTGTCCACAAAAAAGTTTTAGAGTATGGAGCAAAATTTTCGGGAGCAACCGTTCACTTTGTAGATACAGGAGTGGACACCGGCCCTATAATTATTCAAGCAGTTGTTCCGGTAAAACCAGAAGATACTCCCGAATCTCTCGCCGAAAGAATCCTAAAATGGGAACACAAAATATATCCTCAAGCTGTGAAGTGGTTTACGGAAGACAGAATAAAAATAGACGGCCGTATTGTAACGGTAGAAAAGGCATCTTACGACTCTCTGCCGGTAATTCCGTCACTGGAGGACTTTTAA
- a CDS encoding tRNA dihydrouridine synthase — protein sequence MSKLEIKREVILAPMAGYTHSAFRRLCRWLGADRVYSELMNATGIVFKGIEKELAYFTGEERPIHLQLYGRNPEEIAKAAVKVVEEYKPDAIDINFGCSVKKVLKAKSAGYLLQFPEIMGDIVRETVNTIKPYGVPVTAKIRLGFHEDNLEKIAENLIEAGVSLIALHPRLAKELFTGKARWERIRDLKKISPIPVVGSGDVWTWKDMERMFEETGCNGVMAGRGAISNPWIFKEFKEKRDYKATFGERIEFLLEELKLMWEFMEKERACKEIKMEAVQLFKGIRGKAKLNEKVMRSKSCKELVERLEELRLKVHE from the coding sequence TTGAGTAAGTTGGAGATAAAAAGAGAAGTCATCCTTGCCCCTATGGCAGGATACACCCATTCGGCATTCAGAAGACTCTGCAGGTGGCTCGGTGCCGATAGAGTCTATTCGGAACTCATGAACGCCACCGGTATCGTTTTTAAAGGGATAGAAAAAGAGCTTGCTTATTTTACCGGGGAAGAGCGGCCGATTCATTTGCAGCTTTACGGGAGAAATCCTGAAGAGATAGCAAAAGCAGCCGTTAAAGTGGTAGAGGAGTATAAGCCCGACGCCATAGACATAAACTTTGGTTGTTCCGTTAAAAAGGTTTTAAAAGCAAAATCTGCAGGATACCTTCTTCAGTTTCCCGAAATCATGGGAGATATAGTAAGAGAAACCGTTAATACCATTAAACCTTACGGTGTTCCGGTTACCGCCAAAATCAGGCTTGGCTTTCATGAAGATAACCTTGAAAAGATAGCCGAAAATCTGATAGAAGCAGGTGTTTCCCTCATTGCACTTCACCCGAGACTTGCAAAGGAGCTTTTCACGGGGAAGGCACGGTGGGAAAGGATAAGAGACCTTAAAAAAATTTCGCCTATTCCCGTTGTCGGCAGTGGCGATGTCTGGACATGGAAAGATATGGAGAGAATGTTTGAAGAGACCGGCTGCAACGGTGTCATGGCAGGCAGAGGCGCCATTTCAAATCCGTGGATATTTAAAGAATTTAAAGAGAAAAGAGATTACAAAGCAACATTTGGAGAAAGAATAGAATTTCTTTTAGAAGAGTTAAAATTGATGTGGGAATTTATGGAAAAAGAAAGAGCCTGTAAAGAAATAAAAATGGAAGCTGTCCAGCTTTTCAAGGGCATTCGCGGAAAAGCAAAGCTAAATGAAAAGGTAATGAGAAGTAAAAGTTGTAAAGAATTGGTGGAAAGGTTAGAGGAATTAAGGCTGAAGGTTCATGAATAA
- the purM gene encoding phosphoribosylformylglycinamidine cyclo-ligase, whose protein sequence is MKNEKKLTYKDAGVDIEAGDALVERIKPFAKKTFDSNVLAGIGGFGAGYLIPEGYKKPVLVSGTDGVGTKLKVAQMANVHDTVGIDLVAMCVNDILTVGAKPLFFLDYFATGKLSVDTAADVVKGIAKGCEIAGCALIGGETAEMPDFYPEGEYDLAGFVVGIVDMDKYITGEKIKPGDIVIGVASSGIHSNGYSLVRKLFFDILKLNINNTVDELGKTVAEILLTPTKIYVKPILHLISKVNVKGLAHITGGGIPGNLARILPNGTKAVIDKNTWEIPPIFRFIQEKGNVPEEEMFKTFNMGIGMCIIVSPEDTEKTVSTLEAQGERAFVIGKIEKGNKKVEIK, encoded by the coding sequence ATGAAGAATGAAAAGAAACTTACATACAAAGATGCTGGCGTTGATATTGAGGCCGGAGACGCACTTGTTGAGAGGATAAAACCTTTTGCAAAAAAAACGTTTGACAGCAATGTTCTCGCTGGAATCGGAGGATTCGGAGCAGGTTACCTTATTCCCGAAGGTTACAAAAAACCTGTTTTGGTTTCCGGAACAGACGGTGTCGGAACAAAACTTAAAGTCGCTCAGATGGCGAACGTTCACGATACTGTCGGAATTGACCTTGTGGCAATGTGCGTTAACGATATATTGACCGTTGGCGCAAAACCGCTCTTTTTCCTTGACTACTTTGCAACAGGCAAACTATCAGTTGACACCGCCGCAGACGTAGTCAAAGGTATAGCAAAAGGGTGTGAAATCGCCGGCTGTGCACTCATCGGCGGAGAAACAGCCGAAATGCCCGATTTTTACCCTGAAGGTGAATACGACCTTGCGGGATTCGTTGTCGGAATTGTTGACATGGATAAATATATAACCGGTGAAAAGATAAAACCCGGCGATATTGTCATAGGTGTCGCATCTTCTGGAATCCACAGCAACGGCTATTCGCTTGTGAGAAAACTTTTCTTTGACATTCTCAAACTAAACATAAACAATACGGTAGATGAACTTGGCAAAACTGTTGCCGAAATCTTACTAACTCCAACAAAAATTTACGTAAAACCGATACTGCATCTTATCTCAAAAGTAAACGTCAAAGGACTTGCCCACATAACCGGTGGAGGAATACCGGGAAACTTGGCAAGAATCCTCCCGAACGGAACAAAGGCTGTAATAGATAAAAATACCTGGGAAATTCCCCCAATATTTAGATTTATTCAGGAAAAAGGAAACGTTCCGGAAGAAGAAATGTTCAAAACGTTCAACATGGGCATAGGAATGTGCATAATTGTCTCACCGGAAGACACTGAAAAAACAGTATCCACATTAGAAGCACAGGGAGAAAGAGCATTCGTAATCGGAAAAATAGAAAAAGGCAATAAAAAGGTTGAAATAAAATGA